Part of the Methylophaga nitratireducenticrescens genome is shown below.
CGCGCTGATGAGTCATATTCATTAGGCGAAGACCCGCTTGAAGGTTATCTGGATCCGGTACGGCTGGTAAATCTGGCTGTTGAAACCGGCTGTGATGCGATTCATCCCGGTTATGGTTTCCTGTCTGAAAATGCCCGGTTTGCCCGTTTGTGTGAACAAAACGGCATCATCTTTATTGGACCTAAAGCATCAGTTATTGAAAAGATGGGGGATAAAACGGCTGCTCGCGATAGCATGCGTGAAGCGGGCGTACCAATCACTCCGGGCTCTGATGGCAACCTTGCAGATATTAATGAAGCATTAACGGTTGCCGAAGATATAGGTTACCCCATCATGATCAAGGCAACTTCTGGCGGTGGTGGACGAGGTATTCGCCGTTGTGACACGCCAGCTGAACTGAAACAACAGTTTCCCCGGGTTATTTCCGAAGCGACCAAAGCCTTTGGCTCAGCTGAAGTGTTTATGGAAAAGTGTATTGTTAACCCACGACATATCGAAGTACAGGTGTTGGCTGACAGTCATGGCAATGTGGTGCATTTATATGAACGCGATTGTTCTATTCAACGACGTAATCAAAAGCTGATTGAAATTGCTCCAAGTCCACAGTTAACGCCTGAACAACGTAACTATATCGGTGGTTTGGCGGTAAAAGCCACTGAAGCCGTTGGTTATGAAAATGCCGGAACCGTTGAATTTCTGCTGACCGGAAATCAGGTGTATTTCATGGAGATGAATACCCGGATTCAGGTCGAGCACACCATTACCGAACAGATTACCGGTATTGATATTGTTCGCGAACAATTACGCATCGCCGCCGGTGAAACCTTGCGATACCGTCAGGAAGATATTCATTATCGCGGCTTTGCCCTGCAGTTTCGGATCAATGCTGAAGATCCGAAAAATGATTTCTTGCCCAGCTTTGGACGTATCACGCATTACTATGCTCCGGGTGGCCCAGGTGTTCGGGTCGATACCGCAATTTATACCGGATATGAAATCCCGCCTTATTTTGACTCGATGTGTTTGAAACTGGTGGTCTGGGCACTGGACTGGGAAGATGCAGTCGATCGTGGCCGTCGTGCTCTGGATGATATGCGTTTACATGGCATCAAAACCACGGCCAGTTATTATCAGCAGATCCTCAAACATCCCGATTTCAGAGCAGGAAAATTTGATACCAGCTTTGTTGCTGCTCATCCCGAATTACTGACCTATTCAGATAAACGTCATCCCACCGCATTGGCACTGGTTTTGGCTACGGCCATCGCCGCGCATGCAGGCTGGTAAAACAAGTTAGCCGGAGAATTGTAATGAAACAAATTCAAGTTACTGATGTGACGCTGCGTGATGCGCATCAATCATTGATTGCCACTCGTATGCGAACCGATGACATGTTACCGATCTGCGAGAAGCTGGATCGGGTGGGCTACTGGTCATTGGAAGTCTGGGGCGGGGCGACTTTTGATGCCTGCGTTCGTTATCTGAAAGAAGACCCATGGCAACGTTTGCGGATGTTACGCGGCATGCTACCCAACACACGACTACAAATGTTGTTACGTGGACAGAATCTGTTGGGATATCGTCATTATGCTGATGATGTGGTGCAGGCTTTTGTTACCAAAGCCGCTGAGAATGGCATTGATGTGTTCCGGGTATTTGATGCGTTGAACGATATGCGTAATCTGGAAACAGCATTAAAAGCGGTGAAAGATGCTGGTAAACATGCTCAGGGCACTATCGCCTATACCACTAGCCCGGTGCATACACCCGAATTATTTGTTGAACAGGCCAAAACCCTCCGTGATATGGGTGCTGATTCCATTGCGATAAAAGATATGGCCGGTCTGCTGGCACCGTATCCCACTTATGAGCTGGTGAAAGCCATTAAATCCGCTGTGGATTTGCCGTTAGTGATTCATAGTCATTCTACCTCTGGTTTGGCACCATTGTGTCAGTTAAAAGCCATTGAAGCGGGCGTTGACCGGATTGATACGGCGATTTCAGCGTTTGCCGGTGGCACCAGTCATCCGGCTACTGAAAGCCAGGTAGCAGCATTAAAAGGCACCGAATGGGATACTGGACTGGATTTGAATTTACTGTCGGAAATTGCCGATTATTTCCGTGAAGTGCGTAAAAAGTATCACCAGTTCGAAAGCGAATTCACCCGTGAAGATGTATCGGTTCAAATCAATCAGGTGCCCGGTGGCATGATGTCCAATCTGGCCAATCAGCTGAAAGAGCAGAATGCTTTGGATCGTATCCGTGAAGTATTTGCCGAGATTCCAAGAGTCCGTGAAGATCTGGGCTTCCCACCATTAGTCACGCCAACCTCACAAATCGTCGGTACCCAGGCGGTTTATAACGTATTAAGTGGCGAGCGTTATAAAACCATCACTAATGAAGTGAAACGTTATTTACTGGGTGGTTATGGCCAGCCACCTGCACCGATTAATGCCGAATTGCAACGCAAAGCCATTGGCAATGAAACCGTGATGGAATCACGTCCAGCCGACTCGATTGCCCCTGAAATGGACAAATTACGCGCCAAGGTGGGTGATTTGGCAACCTGCGAAGAAGATGTATTAACCTTTGCCATGTTCCCTGATATCGGACGTGAATTCCTCCAGCAACGGTTGGATGGAACGTTACAACCTGAACCTTTGATTCCAGAGAGTAAAGGTAAAGCGCCAGGCACGGTATCAACCGAATTTAAAGTCGATGTGCATGGTGAAACCTATGATGTCGCGATTACCGGTGTCGGCGATGTCGGTGGCGGCAAACGCAAAATGTATATATCAGTCGATGGAATGCCTGAAGAAGTCGTCTTTGAAACCATCAGCGAATTTGTTTCCGATGGTGCTCAGCAAGGTCGCAAAAAAGCCAGCGATCCCGGTCATGTCACTACGCCGTTACCAGGTAATGTGGTTGAAGTGCTGGTCAATGTGGGCGACAAAGTGAACTCAGGACAATCGACGATGATTATCGAAGCCATGAAAATGGAATCCGAGTTGCTGGCGAATATCGAAGGAGAAGTCAAAGCGATCCATGTCACTAAAGGGGATCGGGTGACACCTGGAGAGGTGTTGATCGAAATTGGTTAACTGCTAAATACCTCATCAAAAACCGGGCTTTCCCCGGTTTATTTTTATTACCTAATTAAGTTGTATAGATATTACTGCATCAATTATTGATATCTTTTTTTTAGAAAATATTCATGGAGCTGAAGTTTGTTTCTTTAATGATAAAGCCGATTTTAACTTTTTCATTGATAATGTGCTCAGCCATGCGCGCACTGGATCTTCAATAAACTTGACCAGCAATAGACTCAATATGACAAGAAAAATGGTAAGCGCAATACCAGTAAAAGGTGCATGTTCTGAAATTAGGTGTTTATAACCAATCATATCGAGTGATGTAGTGATAAATTTACTAATGGGATAATGTATTACATATAAAGGGTAACTCGCTGCTCCAAGCATGAGTAGACTTGAATTAAAACGTGACTCTTTAAATTGTGATGCTATTAAGATAGAAACAGGAAAGAGTAAAGTTATAATTAAAAAATCGATTAAAAAGTCATAACTTTGAGTTTTCGGAATCAAAAGAGCCGAAATTACTACGAAAATTGGAATCCAAGGCGAAATATATGAAACTTTTTCTATCAATCGATCTCGGATTCTGTAGAGTAAAACACCCATCATTATGCCAAAAACTGATCTGGCCATACCGGCTATATAATGGTGAATACCATTACCAAATCCAATATTTAAATGCCCATTATTAAACGCTGAAAAAAATAAAACTGAAGCAGAGGTAACTAAGATTATGATAAGAGTTTTAGTAGTTAAGAAAGGTGCGATAGCTGCATACAAGAAATTAACTATCAATTCATAAAATAATGACCAATATGGCGGATTAAGTGTAAAAAGCATATCGCTAGAAAATCGAGTTATAAACAAGCTGGTCAGTAACGCTGTATATCCTGTCCATAGCAAAATGTTATTACCTTGTATGAATCCGCCAATTAAAATGAGAACAGAGGCTAATGCAAGAGACAATAAGTACATTGGGTAGAGTCGAATAATTCTTTTACGAAAGAATCCGCCGAAGGATAGTAAGCCATCAGTAAGTTTTTGCTCGTATGCATGAGCGATAACGAAACCACTTAATATAAAAAAAACATCTACTGCTAGATAACTTCTGTTGCCCCACACACCAAAATAATCATTAGTATGAGCAACCATTACCAGAAGCGCAGCTAACCCCCTTAATCCGTCCAGGAAAACGAAAGTATGTTTTTTCATTATTAACTATCCCTGTCGCTTTGTTGGCATTAAAAAATGAGATTAAAAGAATTTTTAATCATATATCGCTTAGAAAAAATACAGCTTATGTTGCTGAATAATACAGGTCAATTGATGTAATAAATAATAGTTGAACCTGTAAGTTGTTTAAAGGTTTGAGATAAATTAAGTTAATTTATAATTCAAGTTAATAAAGGGAGACTGTAAAAATCATTTGTGTTTGCCATGTTCACCGAGTGTAAATTGTAACCTTGATCAATTTGTGTTTTTTCAGTGCTTCTATTTTATAGATAATTGGGTAGTGTTAGGACTTGTTCATCATTCATTGCCACCTCTGCTAGAGGCTCATTTCGTCCAACAAGGCGGAAATGATTCGGTTTAGTTGTTCTATATAAGTCATTTCCATCGCTCTGGGGCAGAAAAATAGTCCCAACCCTTTGGGTTGTGGCTGAACTCCGCGTGGCATGCATGGAAGTAGGTCAGGGGCGTGAGAGGACACTGTTTGTTTAGAATGACTATAAAAAACGCCGAGACTAGCCATATTCCAGACATAACTTTTGCATATGATGAGCAAGTACAAATGTCGCGGGCGCAAGACGCACATGGAGATAAGCACTTTGAGCGCAAGCCCTGACGGGGGTGAGATATATGGAGGTGTCTCACAAACTGCGCTCCTCTTCGCGCCTTAATAGGTGAAATTTTCAGTCACAACAGAGGTGGCTTCAAAAGACCAACAGCCCTAGCAGATACTTATTGGTATTCAATGTTCTTAACAGGAGACAGCCGCTATGAAATCAAAGCTTACGATGACTCAGTGCATACATAATGATACGTATCGCAATGCTCAAGGTTCGCCTCAACCACCGTTATATGACACGAGTCTGTTTGCTTTTGAGAGTACACAAGCGATGCGTGATGTTATTGATGGTAAAACACCAGGAGCTTTTTACAGTCGCTATGGCCTGAATCCAACCATCATGGCGCTGGAAGGTAAACTGGCTCAACTCGATCATGCCGAGGCCAGTTTGGCCTTTTCTTCTGGCATGGCGGCAATCTCTGCCTTGTTCATGCGGTTTGCTGCTCAGGGTATTTTATGTCTGGGAGATGTCTATGGCGGTACTAAACAGCTTTTAACCAGACAGCTTCCGGAACTTGGTATAAAGACGTTTTCGCTGAGCCAGACTGATCTGGACTCGGTGGAAACA
Proteins encoded:
- a CDS encoding acetyl-CoA carboxylase biotin carboxylase subunit; translated protein: MLKKILIANRGEIAVRIVRACSEMGIRSVAIYTEPDRYALHVKRADESYSLGEDPLEGYLDPVRLVNLAVETGCDAIHPGYGFLSENARFARLCEQNGIIFIGPKASVIEKMGDKTAARDSMREAGVPITPGSDGNLADINEALTVAEDIGYPIMIKATSGGGGRGIRRCDTPAELKQQFPRVISEATKAFGSAEVFMEKCIVNPRHIEVQVLADSHGNVVHLYERDCSIQRRNQKLIEIAPSPQLTPEQRNYIGGLAVKATEAVGYENAGTVEFLLTGNQVYFMEMNTRIQVEHTITEQITGIDIVREQLRIAAGETLRYRQEDIHYRGFALQFRINAEDPKNDFLPSFGRITHYYAPGGPGVRVDTAIYTGYEIPPYFDSMCLKLVVWALDWEDAVDRGRRALDDMRLHGIKTTASYYQQILKHPDFRAGKFDTSFVAAHPELLTYSDKRHPTALALVLATAIAAHAGW
- the oadA gene encoding sodium-extruding oxaloacetate decarboxylase subunit alpha — translated: MKQIQVTDVTLRDAHQSLIATRMRTDDMLPICEKLDRVGYWSLEVWGGATFDACVRYLKEDPWQRLRMLRGMLPNTRLQMLLRGQNLLGYRHYADDVVQAFVTKAAENGIDVFRVFDALNDMRNLETALKAVKDAGKHAQGTIAYTTSPVHTPELFVEQAKTLRDMGADSIAIKDMAGLLAPYPTYELVKAIKSAVDLPLVIHSHSTSGLAPLCQLKAIEAGVDRIDTAISAFAGGTSHPATESQVAALKGTEWDTGLDLNLLSEIADYFREVRKKYHQFESEFTREDVSVQINQVPGGMMSNLANQLKEQNALDRIREVFAEIPRVREDLGFPPLVTPTSQIVGTQAVYNVLSGERYKTITNEVKRYLLGGYGQPPAPINAELQRKAIGNETVMESRPADSIAPEMDKLRAKVGDLATCEEDVLTFAMFPDIGREFLQQRLDGTLQPEPLIPESKGKAPGTVSTEFKVDVHGETYDVAITGVGDVGGGKRKMYISVDGMPEEVVFETISEFVSDGAQQGRKKASDPGHVTTPLPGNVVEVLVNVGDKVNSGQSTMIIEAMKMESELLANIEGEVKAIHVTKGDRVTPGEVLIEIG
- a CDS encoding acyltransferase family protein, with product MKKHTFVFLDGLRGLAALLVMVAHTNDYFGVWGNRSYLAVDVFFILSGFVIAHAYEQKLTDGLLSFGGFFRKRIIRLYPMYLLSLALASVLILIGGFIQGNNILLWTGYTALLTSLFITRFSSDMLFTLNPPYWSLFYELIVNFLYAAIAPFLTTKTLIIILVTSASVLFFSAFNNGHLNIGFGNGIHHYIAGMARSVFGIMMGVLLYRIRDRLIEKVSYISPWIPIFVVISALLIPKTQSYDFLIDFLIITLLFPVSILIASQFKESRFNSSLLMLGAASYPLYVIHYPISKFITTSLDMIGYKHLISEHAPFTGIALTIFLVILSLLLVKFIEDPVRAWLSTLSMKKLKSALSLKKQTSAP